A region of the Zymomonas mobilis subsp. mobilis ATCC 10988 genome:
TAAAAAATGGCCGATGGTAATCAATACCGCGCCATAAAGAACGGCTTTTCGCCCTCCTAAAAGTTTATCGGCAATAAAACCGCCGATAACTGGCATAATATAGACCAAGGAGGCATAGGCCGCATAAATACTATAAGATTTACTATCACTGAAAAGAAAATGTTTGGTTAAGTAAAATATCAGAAGCGCTCTCATTCCATAGAATGAAAATCTTTCCCACATTTCGGTGAAAAATAGTAAAAATAAACCTGGCGGATGCCCGATGATTGTTTTTTCTTGGTCTGTTCTGTTTTTTGATAGCAACAAACTGTCCCCCCTTACTGAATAGGCAGTCTCGGCTCAACACAGCCTTTCTGCCTTTTTTCAACCCTGCTTCTTTGGGAACAGAATATTTTCTTTTTTGCAAGGACGATTTTATCGACCTGCGCTATCGATTTTTGGAATCCCTTCCAGAAACCGCCTGTTTTTGTCTTTTCTTCACACAGATACAGATAAAAAATCAGGCACCGAAGGCGATAAAGCCCCCGATGCCTGACAGAAAATTCAAAATAATAAGATATTATTTTGCTTTTTCTTCTGCACGCATTTCTTTTGCTGCGGCAACCATCGCTAACAAGGAAGGTTTCACTTCTTCCCAGCGACGCGTTTTCAGACCGCAGTCAGGATTGACCCACAAACGGTCAGCCGGAAGATATTTCCGAGCCAAACGAAGAAGGTTAACCATTTCTTCAACAGACGGGATACGCGGTGAATGGATGTCATAAACACCGGGGCCAATCTGGTTCGGATATTGATAGCTGGCAAAAGCCTGCAACAATTCCATCTGCGAACGAGCGGTCTCAATGGAAAGCGCATCGGCATCCATGGCGGCGATAGAAGGCAGGATGTCGTTAAATTCAGAATAGCACATATGGCTATGAATCTGCGTATCATCCCGAACACCAGAAGCCGTCAGACGGAAGGATTCAACTGCCCAATCCAGATAGGTCTGCCATTCGGCACGACGCAAAGGCAAACCTTCACGAAGAGCGGCTTCATCGATCTGAATGATTTTTGCGCCAGCGGCTTCCAAATCAACCACTTCGTCACGGATAGCCAAAGCCAACTGACGGCAGCTGACTGAACGCGGCTGATCGTTACGGACGAAAGACCAGTTCAAAATGGTCACAGGGCCCGTCAACATGCCTTTAACAGGCTTTTCGCTCTGCTGCTGCGAGAATGACCACCAATCGACCGTCATCGCTTTCGGGCGGGTCACATCACCGAACAGGATCGGCGGACGGACACAACGGGAACCATAGCTCTGCACCCAACCATTGTTGGTAAAGGCAAAACCATCCAGCTGTTCACCGAAATACTGAACCATGTCGTTACGTTCAAATTCACCATGAACCAGAACGTCAAGACCGATTTCTTCCTGCCAACGGATGGTAGCGGCGGTCTGTTCACGCAAGAACTGCGTGTAACCGGCATTGTCCAATTCACCACGACGGTTTTTGGCGCGTGCCTGACGGACTTCCGAAGTCTGCGGGAAAGAACCAATGGTCGTCGTCGGATAGAGCGGCAGATTCAGCTTTGCCTGCTGCGCTGCGGCACGAACCGGATAAGGGCTCTGACGCTTTGCCATGTCAGGCGTTACAGCAGCCAGACGCTTGGCTACGGCTTCGTTATGAATACGCGGCGAAGAACGACGGTTTTTAGCCGCTTTAGTGGAAGCAGCCAGTTCTTCAGCCACTTCATTCCGGCCTTTAGTCAAAGCCGTTTTCAGGACAGCCAGTTCTTCGAGCTTCTGCTGAGCAAAAGCCAACCACTGCGTGATTTCGGGATCAATCTTCTTTTCAGCTTTCAGATCAACCGGCACATGCAGCAAAGAACAAGACGGAGCCAGAACCAGATCACGCTTTTCAGCCAGAGGTTCAATCCAGTCCACAAGCGCATCGAGATCGGCGCGCCAGATATTGCGGCCATCAATGACACCCAAAGACAAAACCGTGTCAGGACGGACTTTGGTCAACAGCGCATCATAATCATCGCTACCACGGATCAGATCGACGTGGATACCCGCAACCGGCAAAGAGGTTAACAGGTCGATATTTTCAGCGACACGACCAAAATAGGTGGTCAGCATCAAAGACACGCCGGTTTTAGACAGAACGTCATAAGCCTTTTTGAAGGCTGCCCGCTGCTTGTCATTCAGATCAAGAACAAAAGCCGGTTCGTCAATCTGAACCCATTTGGCACCCGCTTTGGCAAGGCTCGTCAAAACCTCGGTGTAAATAGCCAAAACGTCATCGAGATAATCGAACGGATCGACATCGCGACCTTTCGCAAGGCTCAACCACGTAACGGGGCCCAAAACGACAGGACGGGTTTCGACACCAGCGGCTTTAGCTTCGTTATAAAGATCCAAAGCCTTGGTCGAAGCCAGGCTGAATTTCTGCCCCTTGACTAATTCAGGCACCATATAGTGATAATTGGTGTCGAACCATTTGGTCATTTCCATAGCGGTGACGCTGTTTTCAGCAGAGGTCGTGCCGCGAGCCATGGCGAAATAGGTAGCCAGATCGACTTTTCCACCTTTGAAACCATAGCGTTCCGGCACAGCGCCCAACATGACCGTGGTATCAAGAACGTGATCGTAGAAGGAGAAGTCATTGCTTGGAATATAGTCAATTCCAAGATTTTTCTGCTTCAGCCAGGTTTCGCGACGCAGGGAAGCGGCTGTTTCTTTCAGCTCGGCTTCGCTGCTACGGCCACCCCAGAAACTTTCAAGTGCGAATTTCAATTCGCGATTCGGGCCAATTCTTGGGAAACCCAAATTAGCAATGGTAACGCTCATTTTTCTCTTCAACCCCGAAAAGAAACCAGTTTCAAAAGCCTGTTTCCAGTTTTCAAAACCGATAGTGGATGACTTGGTTTAAGGCAGGTCTCCTGACTTGACAGGTCACCGCGTCCGATCAGCCTTCCCGATAATGATATCAGTGGCATTTTGATCTTTGCTCGCCGTTTACAGTTGCGGGGGCAGCACTGGCTTTGAAAATTCTTTCGCACCAGTTTCCCTCTTAGCTTTGCCAATGACAAAGAACCTTAATCCTTCCTCATTGCTCTCCGATCGAGAGGCAAAGGTCAAGCTAAATATAAAGATGTGTTTATATGTTTATTTTTTAATTACAGGAAAATAACGCTTGGCAGGATAAAAAAGAAAAGATTTTCACCCCATAAATAGGGAAAACTTGCAGAAGTGACCGACAAAGGATAGCCGAAAGCGATGAATGCGTTTTTTTCTTCGAATGAAACAATAATCCTGCCCTGTGACTCAAAAGGCATCGAAAAAGCGGTGCAACTGATTCGGGGAGGCTATCCTGTGGGTCTTCCCACGGAAACGGTTTACGGCCTAGCGGCCGATGCGTTTTCAGGCGAAGCTGTCGCCCGTATTTATCAGGCCAAGGGGCGACCTTCTTTTAATCCGCTAATCGTTCATATTGCCCATATCGAGCAGGCAGCGGAAATCGTCGAATTTAACGATGAGGCCTTGTCTTTGGCGCAAAAATTCTGGCCGGGGGCATTAACAATGGTTTTGCCTTTGAAAAAAGATGCAAAAATTGCCTCTATTGTGACGGCTGGACTTGATACCGTTGCGATCAGAATGCCTTCTCATCCGGTAATGCGCCAAGTGATAAAAGCCTTTGGTCATCCTTTGGCAGCGCCTTCTGCCAATAAAAGTGGCTCTATCAGCCCAACCACAGCCCTTCATGTCAAAGAATCGCTTAATGGAAAGATCGCAGCGGTGCTTGATGGGGGTATCGCCGACAAAGGCCTTGAATCCACTATTATCTATATCGGGGCAGATGAGATAAAATTACTGCGTCCGGGACCCATCACCAGCGAAGAACTGGCTCAATCAAGCCACCTGCCGATTACCGAATATAAAGCCGATGGCCAAAATCCTGTCGCACCGGGGCAGTTAGTCAGCCATTACGCCCCCAGCCAGCCAGTGCGGTTAAATATATCTCAAAAAGAGGCGGATGAATGGCTTATTGGCTTTGGAGATATTGCCGGTGACGACAATCTTTCTCCTTCTGGTGATTTGACCGAGGCCGCTGCCCATTTATTCTCGGCACTGCATCGCGGCGAAAAAAGTGCTTACCCACGTATTGCGATTGCGCCCATTCCCTTAGAGGGCATTGGGAAAGCCATCAATGACCGTCTGGGGCGTGCTGCTGCGCCACGAGATGAACAAAATACCTCACAGAGATAAGCTGAAAACATTTATCAAGACTTAGAGACTAGGTGCTTGCTTGTTTTTTTATTCTATCTTGGTGACTTTTTCGGAATTTGGCTATTTTGGGGGCAACAACAATCGAGCAATAGCGATTTTCTTGTCCTTTTTGATAAAAATAGTCCTGATGATAGGCTTCGGCAGGATAAAAAATACTGGCAGGCTCAATCTTGGTTACAATCGGCTTTTTACTATGGGCTTGCGCTTTCACAATCGCATCTTGAGCAACCTGCTCCTGCACTTTATCAAGCGGGAAAATAGCGGAACGATATTGAACGCCGATATCATCCCCCTGCCTGTTCAGCTGCGTCGGGTCATGAATATCAAAGAACAGATCAAGAATATCGCTATAGCTGATCTTTTCGGGATCAAAAGTCAAACGGACGGCCTCGGCATGTCCGGTTTTGCCTTCACAAACCTGTTCATAGCTGGGATTCGGGACATCCCCTCCGATATAGCCACTTTCTACGGATATTATTCCAATAATATCTTTAAAAATGGCTTCAATGCACCAGAAACAACCACCGGCTAATATCGCTTGCTTTTCCATAAACAAGGAACGGGCAATATTTAAAAAAGTTTCTTTTCCATATCCGATTCTATCAAGCTGATTCTTTAAAAATAGAAAAATCGACTGATACCGAATGAATAAGGCTCAATAGGTTTCGTTCTTTGATCTTCTAAAATTTTGGCGTTTTCTCTAACAGAGAGCCCTCTCTTCTCTCCCCCAAAAAACGACGAGTAGCACGGCAAAAACAAGGTAAATAATAGAGATCGTGGGCAACAAACGCCTAAAATAAATCTGGTTATCGGAAGTTAAGCAAAACACATAAAAAAACGCCGCCTGTTGAAACAGACGGCGTTTTTAAGGCAATAGCTATTGCGCTATTAGGCAACAGCAGCGCGCTTGAAAGCAGAAGCTTCTTTAGCGAGTGCCGTGATTTTTGCGACATCTGGTTTGCCAGCCGGAACAACCCAGCTACCACCGACGCAAAGAATGGACGGGTTTTCAAGATATTTAGGAGCTGACGTCGGGGTGATACCACCGGTCGGGCAGAAACGAACCTGACGGAAAACAGAAGCCATGGACTTCAGGGCAGGTAAACCACCGATATTTTCAGCCGGGAAGAATTTGAAGCGATCAAGACCAAGGTCAAGACCAAGCATGACATCAGCAGCATTAGCAACACCCGGAAGCAAAGCAGCTTTCTGGGCAACAGCATGCTTACCGAGGTCAGCGGTCAGACCCGGGCTAACGAAAAATTCGCAACCAGCTTCCTGAGCTTGGTCGAGCATTTTTGCGTTCAGAACCGTACCGGCACCAACAACGGCACCCGGAACTTCTTTCATGATCTTGATGGCTTCAAGAGCACAAGGGGTGCGAAGCGTTACTTCAAGAACGTTCAGACCACCAGCAACCAAAGCTTCTGCGATAGGTTTTGCATCAGCAATATCTTCAATGACGAGGACCGGCATAACCGGTGCCAAACGCATTACGGAATCGATATCACGCATCTTAGACTCCTGCTTTATTTCCCTTAGGGGTTCGTTGAATTGCATCTACCCCATCGACCAAAAAATCAAGTTTTTTACGCTGCGGCATCGTAAATCTTGTGTGCGCGATGGTCTCTGGCATGTTCTCGGCAATAAAACGCAGCATCTGTTCACGGATGTCACAACAGAGATCCCAAGAGGAAGGCGCATCCCTCGCTGTCGCCAATAAACGCAACTCGATATATTCCGGTTTCATGTCACTCACTTGCAAAATATAGGAGCGACCGTCCCATAAGGCATTGGAAGTAACCACTTTTTTCATATGCTCACGCAATCTTTCGACATCAGCCAAAGGATCGACATATAAAAAAACCTTGCCGATAAGCTGCTCGGCTTCTCTCGTCCAATTCTCAAAAGGCGCTTCCAAAAAACGCGCCAAAGGCACAATAACGCGCCTCTCATCCCACAAACGGACAGTGACATAGGTTAATGTGATTTTTTCTATCCAACCCCAATCGCCCGTCTCAACAATAACCAGATCATCAATACGGATAGGCTCGGTAAAGGCGACTTGAATACCGGCAATCAGATTTTTTAACATGGGTTGGGCGGCGGCACCGACAGCCAAACCGACCAATCCCGCCGAAGCCATCAGGGTGACCCCGATATTACGCACCGCCGGAATCGTCATCATCATAATGCCAACCGTCACCATGATGATAAGAAAGGAACCGACTCGCATCATAATCGACATACGGGTGCGTTGCCGCCTTGATGCCAATTTTCGGCTTTCATTGCCTTCGACTGACCGCCGACTTTTGATATCGACAATATCACTGATCGCATGCAGCAAAGCCAAGGCCAGCCATCCGGCTATAGCCGGAACCGCAAAGGCCTCTATCCGGCTAAGCAAACTTTCGCCGATTTTACCAAAAGGCAGAATTTGTTGCGATATATAAACGCCGATAAGACCGGATATCCATCGAAAGGGCGATGTCAGCTTATCCAGCCATATTTTGGCAATCGGATTGTCTTTATTCTCAACAATTTTACGAATAAGACGCAAAATGAAACGATAAAGGGCAAGGCTCGCAAAGATACAAAGACACAAAACCAGCATTGTCTGGACAGAAATCGGCAAGCTACGGATAAGATAATCAGACAATAAAATTATCTCGCATAATCAACAGGTTAAACAAATTATTATCTATCTTGAAATAGAGACGGATCGTCGGTGATAGATTTTTAATAATTTTTATCAAGAAAATATTTCTTCAATTCACTGTAATAAAAATATTAAATAAACAGCATGATGGTTTATTATTATTCTTAAATGGAATGGGCGATATATAGCATATCCATAGAGGCTGATCTATATCTATTCTGCGAATGGAACATAACTTATATTCTATAGTTTTATAGCGGAATATATCTGTAACGAAAGGAATGCATTCGACCATGTCCAGCAACCGACTGACTAAACCTGTTCTTGGTTTTCTTCTGGGCGCAACGGCGGCCTTTGGTCTTTCTCCGGTTATTGCGGGTGCCGCTTACGCTGCCGAGCAGGGTGTCTTCCAAAAGGCTGGCAACAGCATTCAGAATACAGCAGATAATGCTGGCAAAGCTGTAAGTGATACGGCTGAAGATGCACATGACGGTGCCAAGAATGTGACGAATAAGGCTCGCCATTCTGCCAAAAGAAGCTGGAACAAAACTAAATCTACGGCCAAGAAAACCACGGATAAGAGCGGTGATGCGCTCGATAAATCTTGGGATAAAACCAAAAGCAGCGCCGAAACCGCTACCGATAATGCCGGTCACACGATCGCAAGATCCGCTGACAAAGCAGGCGATGCTATCGAAAACACCACGGACAAAGCCGGCACCGGCATCAAAAAAGGGGCTAATACAGTCGGTAAAGCCTTCTCTGGTGCATGGAAAGATGTCACGGGTGGCAACAAGTCAAAGGGCAAGTAATCTACCCTTTTTTCAAAACAGCAAAAGCGCTTCCGATTTCAAATCGGGAGCGCTTTTTTTATATATTATTCCCTAGAATACATAGCGGATAGCCGTCTTCATTTCATCCGAGCAGTTAGCCCCCTATCCTGCCTCATTCTTTCTTAAACAGGCCGAATTTTTTAATCGGGCGCGCAATCCGATTTCAGACCTGAAATAACCCAAAAAAGATTCAAAACATTTTAAAAAATTTAACATTTTATACTAAAATAATTTATAATCTAAATTTTGTTTCAAAAAACAACAAAAAGCGATAACACTAGTAACCCGTTAACTTCAAAAACGGATGTTTTTTACAATCAATGTAAGGCTTCCCTGATAGCAGGATTTTATTGATGCGCTTTTCTCTTCTTGTGACGTCCTTATTATTTTCCGCCAGTACGCTAGCGGCTCCGGCCATGGCCGATCATAGCCATAAAAAAGATTTCGATAAAAAAGTCGAAAATAAAGAGCAAAATCCTGTCCCGACAGATGATATCCAGTCTAATTGGGCAAAACCGCCTGTTGCCGAACAGGAAAAGACGACAGAGCACAGCGTCTCCCTTAATGGCAAAGAGCTGCATTACAAAGCAACCGCAGGCACTTTGACTATTCGGGATGATAATGGGAAACCGACTGCCAGCGTTTTCTACACGGCCTATACGCTCGATACTAAAAATCTAGCGACCAAAAATCGTCCCGTCACTTTTTTCTATAATGGCGGGCCAGGATCTTCCAGCTTATGGCTCCATGTGGGTTCATTTGCGCCGGTAAAGGTCAATACAACCGATCCAGTCACAATCCGTCCTGCCCCTTATAGCTTTGGGGTCAATCCCGATAGCATGCTGGATATATCAGATCTGGTCTTTATTGATGCGGTCGGCGCGGGCTATTCTCGACCTTTGGGCGATACAAAAGGTGCCGCTTTTTGGGGCGTGGATCAGGATGCGCGTGCCTTTGCCAAAACGATCGAACGTTATGTTAATAAGAATCAGCGCTGGAGCAGCCCAAAATATCTTTTCGGTGAAAGCTATGGCACAACGCGTTCCGGCCAATTAGTCAATTTGTTACAAAATGATGGGATGCAGTTTAACGGGGTTGTTCTGCTTTCCTCTATTTTAAATTACGGCATCCGTCAGGCAGGCTACGATCATATCTATAAAGCCTATTTGCCAAGCTATGCAGCAACTGCGTGGTATCATAACAAATTAGCCAATCGTCCGGCTGATTTAAAAAATTTTCTGGATCAGGCTCGCGCCTTTGCGGCGGGGGATTATGCCGCAGCCTT
Encoded here:
- the metE gene encoding 5-methyltetrahydropteroyltriglutamate--homocysteine S-methyltransferase, which gives rise to MSVTIANLGFPRIGPNRELKFALESFWGGRSSEAELKETAASLRRETWLKQKNLGIDYIPSNDFSFYDHVLDTTVMLGAVPERYGFKGGKVDLATYFAMARGTTSAENSVTAMEMTKWFDTNYHYMVPELVKGQKFSLASTKALDLYNEAKAAGVETRPVVLGPVTWLSLAKGRDVDPFDYLDDVLAIYTEVLTSLAKAGAKWVQIDEPAFVLDLNDKQRAAFKKAYDVLSKTGVSLMLTTYFGRVAENIDLLTSLPVAGIHVDLIRGSDDYDALLTKVRPDTVLSLGVIDGRNIWRADLDALVDWIEPLAEKRDLVLAPSCSLLHVPVDLKAEKKIDPEITQWLAFAQQKLEELAVLKTALTKGRNEVAEELAASTKAAKNRRSSPRIHNEAVAKRLAAVTPDMAKRQSPYPVRAAAQQAKLNLPLYPTTTIGSFPQTSEVRQARAKNRRGELDNAGYTQFLREQTAATIRWQEEIGLDVLVHGEFERNDMVQYFGEQLDGFAFTNNGWVQSYGSRCVRPPILFGDVTRPKAMTVDWWSFSQQQSEKPVKGMLTGPVTILNWSFVRNDQPRSVSCRQLALAIRDEVVDLEAAGAKIIQIDEAALREGLPLRRAEWQTYLDWAVESFRLTASGVRDDTQIHSHMCYSEFNDILPSIAAMDADALSIETARSQMELLQAFASYQYPNQIGPGVYDIHSPRIPSVEEMVNLLRLARKYLPADRLWVNPDCGLKTRRWEEVKPSLLAMVAAAKEMRAEEKAK
- a CDS encoding L-threonylcarbamoyladenylate synthase; this encodes MNAFFSSNETIILPCDSKGIEKAVQLIRGGYPVGLPTETVYGLAADAFSGEAVARIYQAKGRPSFNPLIVHIAHIEQAAEIVEFNDEALSLAQKFWPGALTMVLPLKKDAKIASIVTAGLDTVAIRMPSHPVMRQVIKAFGHPLAAPSANKSGSISPTTALHVKESLNGKIAAVLDGGIADKGLESTIIYIGADEIKLLRPGPITSEELAQSSHLPITEYKADGQNPVAPGQLVSHYAPSQPVRLNISQKEADEWLIGFGDIAGDDNLSPSGDLTEAAAHLFSALHRGEKSAYPRIAIAPIPLEGIGKAINDRLGRAAAPRDEQNTSQR
- the msrA gene encoding peptide-methionine (S)-S-oxide reductase MsrA; the protein is MEKQAILAGGCFWCIEAIFKDIIGIISVESGYIGGDVPNPSYEQVCEGKTGHAEAVRLTFDPEKISYSDILDLFFDIHDPTQLNRQGDDIGVQYRSAIFPLDKVQEQVAQDAIVKAQAHSKKPIVTKIEPASIFYPAEAYHQDYFYQKGQENRYCSIVVAPKIAKFRKSHQDRIKKQAST
- the eda gene encoding bifunctional 4-hydroxy-2-oxoglutarate aldolase/2-dehydro-3-deoxy-phosphogluconate aldolase gives rise to the protein MRDIDSVMRLAPVMPVLVIEDIADAKPIAEALVAGGLNVLEVTLRTPCALEAIKIMKEVPGAVVGAGTVLNAKMLDQAQEAGCEFFVSPGLTADLGKHAVAQKAALLPGVANAADVMLGLDLGLDRFKFFPAENIGGLPALKSMASVFRQVRFCPTGGITPTSAPKYLENPSILCVGGSWVVPAGKPDVAKITALAKEASAFKRAAVA
- a CDS encoding mechanosensitive ion channel family protein, with protein sequence MSDYLIRSLPISVQTMLVLCLCIFASLALYRFILRLIRKIVENKDNPIAKIWLDKLTSPFRWISGLIGVYISQQILPFGKIGESLLSRIEAFAVPAIAGWLALALLHAISDIVDIKSRRSVEGNESRKLASRRQRTRMSIMMRVGSFLIIMVTVGIMMMTIPAVRNIGVTLMASAGLVGLAVGAAAQPMLKNLIAGIQVAFTEPIRIDDLVIVETGDWGWIEKITLTYVTVRLWDERRVIVPLARFLEAPFENWTREAEQLIGKVFLYVDPLADVERLREHMKKVVTSNALWDGRSYILQVSDMKPEYIELRLLATARDAPSSWDLCCDIREQMLRFIAENMPETIAHTRFTMPQRKKLDFLVDGVDAIQRTPKGNKAGV
- a CDS encoding S10 family peptidase; the protein is MRFSLLVTSLLFSASTLAAPAMADHSHKKDFDKKVENKEQNPVPTDDIQSNWAKPPVAEQEKTTEHSVSLNGKELHYKATAGTLTIRDDNGKPTASVFYTAYTLDTKNLATKNRPVTFFYNGGPGSSSLWLHVGSFAPVKVNTTDPVTIRPAPYSFGVNPDSMLDISDLVFIDAVGAGYSRPLGDTKGAAFWGVDQDARAFAKTIERYVNKNQRWSSPKYLFGESYGTTRSGQLVNLLQNDGMQFNGVVLLSSILNYGIRQAGYDHIYKAYLPSYAATAWYHNKLANRPADLKNFLDQARAFAAGDYAAALEKGDLISDAEKNRVAQQMSVFTGLSPEFIKLNNLRVELGSFRKELLRDRHLTTGRLDARYTGIDTEPAGESPEYDASGSAVSGAFYALFRDYLGRDLGYQSDLDYRISIYGQPGFNWDWKHKAPTGSFPQEMPDVAVDLSAAMRENPHLKILSLNGYYDMATPFFATEYDLSHMMLEPAQRTNISYRYYPSGHMVYLDPASLHQMKKDIAVFYGQTTTKE